The stretch of DNA GGGGACGACGCCGAGGACGGGTCCGGGAGCGAGTCGACAGCGACGGAGACGGAGACGGCGACCGAGACCGACGACGGTGGCCTCCTCGGTGGCGACGACGGGACGGCGACCGACGGCGACGGGTCGGCCGAGACGGCCACGGCGACGAGCACCGAGACCGCGACGGCCACGGAGACCGCGACCCCGACGGACGACGGCGGATCGACGGCGACCGAGACCGACGACGGGATCCTCTCGCTGGCGGTCTGACCGGCTCCGCTACTCGACCCGGATCGCGACCAGCGACATCCCGCCTCCGATCGCGTCGTCGAGCGCCGTCCGGAGTTCGCCGGCGGTCGTCGGCTCGTACCCCTCGATCCCGAAGCTCTCGGCGAAGGTCACGAGGTCCGGGTTCGTGAGCGCGGTGCCGGTCGACTCGCCGCGGTGGGACTCCTGTTTCTCGGAGATGAGCCCGTAGTCGTCGTCGACGAAGACGACGACCGTGAACGCACAGTCCAGCCGCGTGGCGGTCTCGATCTCCGCGGCGTTCATCAGGAACCCGCCGTCGCCGGTCGCCACGACGACCTCGCCGTCGACGGCGAGGTCCGCCGCCAGGCCGCCGGGAACGGCGATGCCCATCGACGCCAGCCCGTTCGAGACGATGCAGGTGTTGGGCTCGTAGGTCGGGAAGTTCTGGGCGATGGCCATCTTGTGGCTGCCCACGTCGGAGACGAGGACGTCCGCGGGGGCCATCAGCTCCCGGAGCACCGGCACCACGTCGCGGACCGTGAACGGGGCCTCGCCGGACGGTTCGCGGTCCACGTCCGCGACGATGTGGTCCCGGAGGTCCGCGTACCAGTCAGTGTCGAACGAGGGGCGCGTGTCCTCGTACCAGTCGGTCAGCGCGGCCAGCGTCTCCCCGATGTCGGCGACGACCTCCACCTCGGGGTTGTACGCCTCGTAGACCTCCGCCGGCTGGCTGTCGACGTGGACGATGGCGGCGTCGCCGTGGCCCCAGTCGGCGGGGTCGTGCTCGGCGATGTCGTAGCCGACGGTCACCACGAGGTCGGCCTCGTCGATGGCGTCGGCGGCCTCGCCGTGGGCCCCGGAGTCCAGCGTCATCAGGGAGTGCTCGTCGGCGTCGGAGACCGCGCCCTTGCCCATGTACGTCGAGGCGACCGGGAGGTCCGTCGCCGAGACGAACGCCCGGAGTTGCTCGGCGGCGTCGGTCCGGACGGCCCCGTTGCCGGCGATGACTAGCGGCCGCTCGGCGGCGGCCAGCAGGGACTGCACCCGCTCCAGGGTCTCGTCGTCGGGCGCGCCCACCCGGACCCGCTCGCGGGTCGGGAGCGGTTCGACCTCGGTCTCCTCGGCGGCCACGTCCTCGGGGAGCTCGAGGTGGGTCGCGCCGGGCTTCTCGAGTTCGGCCAGCTTGAACGCCTTGCGGACGGACTCGTGGACGATGTCCGGGTCGTTGAGCTGGGTGTTCCACTTCGTGATGGGCTCGAAGAGGCCGATGACGTCGATCGCCTGGTGGCTCTCCTTGTGGAGCCGTTCGAGCCCGCCCTGGGCGGTGATGGCGACCAGCGGGCTCTTGTCGAGGTGGGCGTCGGCGATGCCGGTCAGGAGGTTCGTCGCGCCGGGGCCGAGCGTCGAGAGACAGACCCCCGCGTCGCCGGTCAGGCGGCCGTGGACGTCGGCCATGAACGCCGCGCCCTGTTCGTGGCGGACCGGGACGAACGTCACGTCCGAGTCCCGCATCGAGAACAGGACGTCCTCCGTCTCCTCGCCGGGGAGCCCGAAGACGTGGTCGACCCCCTCGCGTTCGAGGCAGGCCACCAGCAGGTCCGACGCCCGCATCTACTCCACCCACACCGTCTTCCGGTTGACGAACTCGCGGATGCCCGCCCCCGACAGCTCGCGGCCGTAGCCGGAGTCCTTGACGCCGCCGAAGGGGACCCGCGGGTCGGACTTGACGAGCTGATTGACGTACGTGCAGCCGGCGTCGATCCGTCTCGCCACGCGCTCCCCGCGGTCCCGGTCCTCGGTCCAGACGCTCGCGCCGAGGCCGAACTCCGTGTCGTTGGCCTTCTCGATCGCGGCGGCCTCGTCGTCGACCTCGTAGACGGC from Haloarcula litorea encodes:
- a CDS encoding acetolactate synthase large subunit, which encodes MRASDLLVACLEREGVDHVFGLPGEETEDVLFSMRDSDVTFVPVRHEQGAAFMADVHGRLTGDAGVCLSTLGPGATNLLTGIADAHLDKSPLVAITAQGGLERLHKESHQAIDVIGLFEPITKWNTQLNDPDIVHESVRKAFKLAELEKPGATHLELPEDVAAEETEVEPLPTRERVRVGAPDDETLERVQSLLAAAERPLVIAGNGAVRTDAAEQLRAFVSATDLPVASTYMGKGAVSDADEHSLMTLDSGAHGEAADAIDEADLVVTVGYDIAEHDPADWGHGDAAIVHVDSQPAEVYEAYNPEVEVVADIGETLAALTDWYEDTRPSFDTDWYADLRDHIVADVDREPSGEAPFTVRDVVPVLRELMAPADVLVSDVGSHKMAIAQNFPTYEPNTCIVSNGLASMGIAVPGGLAADLAVDGEVVVATGDGGFLMNAAEIETATRLDCAFTVVVFVDDDYGLISEKQESHRGESTGTALTNPDLVTFAESFGIEGYEPTTAGELRTALDDAIGGGMSLVAIRVE